A DNA window from Legionella sp. MW5194 contains the following coding sequences:
- a CDS encoding ATP-binding protein: MVKLYSKKRVNFGKPEVGDLPRYEFHRSARQAIELSATSFSYQEVRGGMVYQWDNIAPEVALAILQDAEKKGIAIQQEVIKTLGVKLYNESILQAVIDRLNANADYALFTKKLALRISKGHSNQLTMDVLSSAGIRTEGEMDQILTDMLLQEKKLGKNYPNFSKIKKTDDYQQLLDYLASNPVFDKFLRSFTDRIAYEYNKSRPTDQQVTALASLNRTSLADFLKAVSYSVERGGPKEALKRNTLYVEVINQSLQYTVMSPTGEKITDTIPLKNLGLDWDEQTFQEQLNEQLPAILAITAPRGHTGDLALHSTEALKIKGYRYLAGEEINHDVFLSYLPAIDLVRDEKFKFTLYRWLEQPGNLDKLKEQLVQGACQRLMSEVDKHVKEAASSPEIPSELKQEINQVGHLLKEMIQLVASLDNDLNALDEVLDKKLSELKKRLLIIKEYYSTTPIAVPGLSTPTTAGNFEHFVKRVLFHSASEKVMQIVPNANMTSKALRLDLMDVVQAFIHDRTYILARDSVSKKEQSLLQDDAGELISPAVALRNGLKANITTRLKTSIHHYHAIQSYQNDKLSLQQAPLSFRGGNLTNSLAETKSFAKKMTREGEYSADSHLLIGQENNLHKHEVRSGAAATLIAATGVDGTRSVTDKFTIAIDFGGQKDVKILYVLRGKPAFHTQSFVDPFGKNKLSEIAYTHITPDDYVMTVIYDKNNVILDVIPGNLSGEIEGVSDFSQKVLAACLEFYNQKHNTDLDYKAPLKLPEPDAQTHLPTGHLYRRQSFIDILRAHQKDTGKQSAERITQLGAIRIERVIENGHKKLKMQTLQIEISLVSSPAFKLKFNQDPFPRGVIELEKERETAVAHYNMRHILTLKGFTQWTKKERKLQEEFNRILQPEFMEGDIQQQLAQADMAQEGWLTDVLVPTIHTAFLLHVAARLITDYQIDVEKVNEWAQMLCQDQEFIVSEAFSQLNQQWKQGYDVFTPHDTTGVYQQCLSRARSKMTTLYPHLEEGSDIYREKFEACMAMERNKIRKQVVHQLMSDFLDKHMDNLVAKAKLAKKPVYKLEDNQDYVFLGPAASGKSTISRQYVSESDKVKYVSLATDDYRGICKPNTKAFEQKETDQVFIRTQDSAYLVGELVEARLKAKKEERPNVIVDGVTYKSFHRELVEKNSNSVIVCACLDNVDEVVKRCYARAIQEDSGSAGT, from the coding sequence ATGGTTAAATTGTATTCCAAGAAAAGAGTCAACTTTGGCAAGCCCGAAGTAGGCGACTTACCACGGTATGAATTTCACCGCAGTGCAAGACAAGCCATCGAGTTGTCCGCGACCAGTTTCTCTTATCAGGAAGTCAGAGGAGGGATGGTTTACCAGTGGGATAACATTGCGCCTGAAGTGGCACTGGCTATTTTACAGGATGCCGAGAAAAAGGGCATTGCTATTCAACAGGAAGTCATCAAGACACTCGGGGTTAAGCTTTACAATGAATCCATTTTACAGGCCGTAATTGATAGATTGAATGCCAATGCTGATTACGCATTGTTTACCAAAAAACTGGCACTCAGAATCAGCAAGGGGCATTCCAACCAGTTAACCATGGATGTACTCTCTTCTGCAGGAATCAGGACGGAAGGGGAAATGGATCAGATTTTAACGGACATGCTGCTGCAAGAAAAGAAATTAGGTAAAAATTACCCGAATTTTTCCAAAATTAAAAAAACTGACGATTATCAGCAATTGTTAGATTATTTAGCCAGCAATCCGGTGTTTGATAAATTTCTGAGATCGTTCACTGACAGAATAGCTTACGAGTACAATAAAAGCCGTCCAACGGATCAGCAGGTCACGGCGCTTGCCTCACTTAATCGTACAAGCCTGGCTGACTTTTTAAAAGCGGTCAGTTACTCGGTTGAACGCGGTGGGCCTAAAGAGGCTTTAAAAAGAAACACCCTTTACGTTGAGGTTATAAATCAAAGCCTGCAATATACTGTCATGTCGCCCACTGGGGAAAAAATAACCGATACCATCCCCTTAAAAAACCTTGGATTGGATTGGGATGAACAGACCTTTCAGGAACAACTGAACGAACAGTTGCCGGCTATACTGGCGATTACCGCACCACGCGGGCATACCGGCGACCTGGCCCTTCACTCTACCGAAGCATTAAAGATAAAAGGGTACCGTTACTTAGCGGGTGAAGAAATCAATCATGATGTCTTTTTGTCTTACTTACCCGCGATTGATCTGGTCAGGGATGAAAAGTTCAAATTCACGCTCTATCGATGGTTAGAACAACCCGGTAATCTGGATAAGCTGAAGGAGCAACTGGTTCAAGGGGCTTGCCAACGTCTGATGAGTGAAGTGGATAAACACGTCAAGGAAGCTGCATCATCGCCAGAAATCCCTTCCGAATTGAAACAGGAAATTAATCAGGTTGGGCATCTGTTGAAAGAAATGATTCAGTTGGTGGCTTCGTTGGACAATGACCTTAATGCCCTGGATGAGGTACTGGATAAGAAATTAAGCGAGTTGAAAAAACGCCTGTTAATCATCAAAGAATACTACAGTACAACCCCGATTGCGGTACCGGGACTCTCGACGCCGACCACTGCAGGGAATTTTGAACACTTTGTTAAACGGGTTTTATTCCATAGCGCCAGTGAAAAAGTGATGCAGATAGTACCGAACGCCAACATGACGTCCAAAGCCTTACGCCTGGATTTGATGGATGTTGTGCAGGCATTCATTCATGATAGAACGTATATTCTAGCGAGGGACAGTGTCAGTAAAAAAGAACAAAGCCTACTTCAGGATGATGCCGGTGAATTGATAAGTCCTGCCGTAGCCTTAAGAAATGGCTTAAAAGCCAATATAACGACCAGGCTTAAAACCAGCATCCACCATTATCATGCCATTCAGAGTTATCAAAACGATAAGTTAAGTCTGCAACAGGCTCCGCTGAGTTTTAGAGGCGGAAACTTAACCAATTCGTTGGCGGAGACCAAGTCATTTGCTAAAAAAATGACACGCGAAGGGGAATATTCAGCGGATAGCCATTTACTCATTGGGCAGGAAAATAATTTACACAAGCACGAAGTGCGCTCAGGTGCGGCGGCCACGTTAATTGCGGCAACCGGAGTCGACGGGACCCGCTCGGTGACGGATAAATTTACTATTGCCATTGATTTTGGCGGGCAGAAGGACGTCAAAATTCTCTATGTTTTACGAGGTAAACCCGCATTCCATACTCAATCGTTTGTCGATCCTTTCGGTAAAAATAAATTAAGTGAAATTGCTTATACCCACATTACCCCTGATGACTATGTTATGACAGTTATCTACGATAAAAACAACGTCATTCTCGATGTCATTCCTGGCAATTTAAGTGGTGAGATAGAGGGTGTAAGTGATTTTTCTCAAAAAGTATTGGCTGCCTGCCTCGAATTTTACAACCAGAAGCACAATACCGATTTAGACTACAAAGCCCCCTTGAAATTGCCGGAACCTGATGCGCAAACTCACCTGCCTACGGGGCACTTGTACAGGCGTCAGTCTTTCATTGATATACTCCGTGCTCATCAGAAAGACACAGGCAAGCAGTCTGCAGAGCGGATTACCCAGTTAGGCGCCATTCGCATTGAGCGTGTCATTGAAAATGGGCATAAAAAATTAAAGATGCAAACCCTGCAGATCGAAATCAGTCTGGTTTCGTCTCCTGCCTTTAAATTAAAATTCAATCAGGATCCGTTTCCCCGCGGCGTGATCGAACTGGAAAAAGAAAGAGAGACCGCAGTAGCTCATTACAATATGAGACACATTCTGACGCTGAAAGGATTTACCCAATGGACTAAAAAAGAAAGGAAATTGCAGGAAGAGTTTAATCGAATCTTGCAGCCAGAATTCATGGAGGGGGACATCCAGCAGCAATTAGCCCAGGCTGATATGGCTCAGGAGGGATGGCTCACGGATGTTCTGGTGCCGACCATCCACACGGCGTTTTTACTGCATGTGGCGGCGCGCTTGATTACCGATTATCAAATTGATGTCGAAAAGGTCAATGAATGGGCCCAGATGCTGTGTCAGGATCAGGAATTTATCGTCAGTGAGGCGTTCTCTCAATTAAACCAGCAATGGAAGCAGGGGTATGACGTATTCACACCTCATGATACCACGGGTGTCTATCAACAGTGCTTAAGCCGGGCACGTTCAAAAATGACGACCCTTTACCCTCATCTGGAGGAGGGTTCTGATATCTACCGTGAAAAATTTGAGGCCTGCATGGCGATGGAAAGAAATAAAATACGCAAACAGGTTGTCCACCAATTGATGTCGGATTTCCTGGATAAACACATGGACAATCTGGTGGCAAAAGCCAAGCTCGCTAAAAAACCGGTTTATAAACTGGAAGACAATCAGGACTATGTTTTCTTAGGCCCTGCTGCAAGCGGTAAAAGTACTATTTCCCGTCAATATGTTTCTGAAAGTGATAAAGTGAAGTATGTTTCTTTAGCCACCGATGATTACCGTGGAATCTGTAAACCCAATACCAAGGCCTTCGAGCAGAAGGAAACAGACCAGGTCTTTATTCGTACGCAAGACAGCGCCTATTTAGTCGGTGAACTGGTTGAGGCTCGTTTGAAAGCGAAAAAGGAAGAAAGGCCGAATGTCATCGTGGATGGGGTAACCTACAAATCGTTTCATCGTGAACTGGTGGAAAAAAACAGCAATTCCGTCATCGTCTGCGCCTGCCTCGACAATGTGGATGAAGTGGTCAAACGGTGTTATGCCCGCGCAATACAGGAAGATTCCGGATCGGCCGGCACGTGA
- a CDS encoding murein L,D-transpeptidase family protein, which yields MRILFFTVLYLVCSMTLAMAPKLNWDKAVDNAIIRYGLRTEPELKRFFAKAQVAYPPKDVALLAFKKERRIELWAKNDNQAWHYIHTYPLTAFSGRLGPKLKERDGQIPEGIYRLVTFNPFSSMHLSMMIDYPNNFDRLQAIKDGRRRLGNNIFLHGKSMSVGCLAIGDRPIDQLFLLARRVGLSHIKVIIAPNDLRKDKPATSNFAQPRWLPELYKQIEAALKPFEAGKKMS from the coding sequence ATGCGCATTCTATTCTTTACTGTTTTATACCTGGTTTGCAGTATGACCCTGGCGATGGCTCCCAAGCTGAATTGGGATAAAGCGGTTGACAATGCCATCATTCGTTACGGTTTACGCACCGAACCCGAATTAAAACGCTTTTTTGCCAAAGCTCAGGTGGCCTATCCTCCAAAGGACGTGGCATTATTGGCCTTTAAAAAAGAGCGCCGCATTGAACTCTGGGCAAAAAATGATAATCAGGCCTGGCATTATATTCATACCTATCCATTAACAGCCTTCAGTGGGCGTTTAGGGCCGAAATTAAAAGAACGGGATGGCCAGATCCCTGAGGGCATTTACCGTCTGGTGACGTTTAACCCATTCAGCAGCATGCATTTATCCATGATGATCGATTATCCTAACAATTTTGATCGTCTTCAGGCCATTAAAGATGGCCGGCGGCGCCTCGGCAATAATATTTTCCTGCATGGCAAATCGATGTCTGTAGGCTGCCTGGCCATTGGCGATCGCCCCATCGATCAGCTGTTCCTGCTGGCAAGACGCGTGGGGCTCAGTCATATCAAGGTAATTATAGCCCCCAATGACTTACGCAAGGACAAACCAGCCACCTCCAATTTTGCTCAGCCTCGATGGCTGCCTGAGCTCTACAAGCAAATTGAGGCCGCGCTCAAACCATTTGAAGCAGGAAAGAAAATGTCTTAA
- a CDS encoding type I secretion system protein LssZ produces the protein MYYFSDYLQFIFPFFTLMLLVIGLTTQHRNSLLAALWLSLIATILHYQTARGEILGSYFDYKQATIYTINLLVLLVSSIYLVAASIKDSARKILRYASSLFFACFVTGALLLLVNIWVNAHFLSDRMPNTPILQVATFKKMDYCDYRYVFYKVSQEGKINYMCPNHYGFVPSEGSLDAAPQFVIKQLPPQLQIKFKQDTLKGNS, from the coding sequence ATGTACTACTTTAGTGATTATTTGCAGTTCATTTTTCCTTTTTTTACGCTGATGCTTTTAGTCATCGGTTTAACGACTCAACACCGTAATTCGCTTCTTGCAGCCTTGTGGCTAAGTCTGATTGCTACAATTCTGCATTATCAGACAGCAAGGGGAGAAATTCTTGGCAGCTATTTTGATTACAAACAAGCCACCATTTACACAATCAATCTGCTGGTTTTACTCGTTTCATCCATTTATCTGGTCGCCGCCTCCATTAAAGACAGCGCCAGAAAAATTTTGCGCTACGCTAGCAGTCTGTTTTTTGCCTGCTTTGTAACCGGTGCCCTGTTATTATTGGTTAACATCTGGGTCAATGCTCACTTTTTAAGTGATCGGATGCCCAATACCCCCATTTTGCAGGTAGCCACCTTTAAAAAGATGGATTATTGCGATTACCGTTATGTATTTTACAAAGTCAGCCAGGAAGGAAAAATCAATTACATGTGCCCCAACCATTATGGTTTTGTACCTTCCGAAGGTAGCCTGGATGCTGCTCCGCAATTTGTGATTAAACAGTTGCCTCCACAATTGCAAATTAAGTTTAAACAGGATACCTTGAAAGGCAACAGTTAA
- a CDS encoding bifunctional DedA family/phosphatase PAP2 family protein, producing MTLFAEYIQPVTAWLHAHPHWALIFTFLISFTESLAIIGSVIPGSVTMTAIGILAGSGVMRIDLTLLAAMLGAVAGDSASYMLGYTFSDKLGTIWPFSRYPQWLTYGKDFFTRHGGKSVLIGRFVGPLRSIIPVIAGMMHMSHLRFYIANVISAIAWSILYVLPGILIGAASNELAPESATKLFVFVLIVLGVIWLASVLVKWLIIRLNRFLKTHLHDFWAWSACHPHLARFFQFITPAEETNHYATAGLVLLFIVCFLSFCMVTSLALHHGWVTGVNQPVHLLLQSIRTASFDSFFIVSAQLCSPLTLITLTVSIVFITAYYRDWRTLAFFASLLFSTTVLLLLTHWLIPSQRPSGLLEVKPGHSYPAVQLTYATAIFSALLYYIGQYGNSRIKPTINLIFNLALLVAGFANLYLGDHWFTDILGAYLAGLSLSVLHWLFYRRNPASVAYSSHLASSLAFLLLVASALSGLMNYNQELRGHQPYFAQYVFTDQLWWNQSKPLLPIYRVNRLGHPVSYFNLQYAGTVSRIESSLSAFGWRKQNESLYRSLLKRLNGHSSYAEMPLMAQLYQNRKPVLIMTYDPKDGSPSLVLRLWRSNYHLKHYRQPIWVGSVHSKALSKKLMSTETKTSHHPALYYVRMALSQYLQREVALPVNPSKKLLIDVEPTLLLIKELAPSELFNFTVIPYYEHSLSPAVTNDFLSFQASY from the coding sequence ATGACTTTATTTGCTGAGTACATTCAACCGGTTACCGCCTGGCTCCATGCACATCCGCACTGGGCTTTGATTTTTACATTTTTGATTTCATTTACCGAATCGTTAGCCATTATCGGCAGCGTCATCCCGGGTTCAGTGACCATGACAGCGATCGGCATCCTCGCGGGCTCTGGAGTGATGCGCATTGATTTAACCCTGCTGGCAGCCATGCTTGGGGCGGTGGCTGGCGATAGCGCCAGCTACATGCTCGGTTACACCTTCAGCGATAAACTTGGCACCATCTGGCCTTTCAGCCGCTACCCCCAGTGGTTGACCTACGGCAAGGATTTCTTTACCCGCCATGGCGGCAAAAGTGTTTTGATTGGTCGATTTGTAGGCCCACTACGCTCGATAATCCCGGTTATTGCCGGGATGATGCACATGAGTCATCTGCGTTTTTACATTGCCAATGTCATTTCGGCCATTGCCTGGTCTATTTTGTATGTGCTTCCTGGCATTCTGATTGGGGCGGCTAGCAATGAACTGGCACCAGAAAGCGCGACCAAACTGTTTGTCTTTGTATTGATAGTGCTTGGGGTTATCTGGCTGGCCAGTGTGCTGGTGAAATGGTTGATCATTCGTTTAAATCGCTTTCTTAAAACCCACCTTCATGATTTTTGGGCCTGGTCTGCCTGTCATCCCCATTTAGCCCGTTTTTTTCAATTCATTACCCCTGCCGAAGAAACCAATCACTACGCGACGGCCGGCCTGGTTCTGTTGTTTATTGTTTGTTTTTTAAGCTTCTGCATGGTTACCAGTCTGGCGCTGCATCATGGCTGGGTCACGGGCGTCAATCAACCGGTTCATTTGCTTTTACAAAGCATAAGAACGGCATCGTTCGACAGTTTTTTTATCGTCTCAGCCCAGCTATGCAGTCCCCTCACGCTAATCACCCTGACGGTGTCCATTGTTTTCATCACCGCTTATTACCGCGACTGGCGCACGCTGGCTTTCTTTGCAAGCCTGCTGTTCAGTACCACGGTATTGCTGTTACTGACCCATTGGCTTATTCCTAGCCAACGGCCCAGCGGATTGCTGGAAGTGAAGCCGGGCCACTCTTACCCAGCTGTTCAGTTAACTTATGCCACAGCCATTTTTTCTGCGCTCCTGTATTACATTGGCCAGTATGGCAATAGTCGCATCAAACCCACGATCAATTTAATTTTTAATCTGGCCTTGCTCGTCGCCGGTTTTGCTAATTTATACCTTGGTGATCATTGGTTTACCGACATCCTCGGGGCATACCTTGCAGGACTTAGCCTAAGCGTGCTGCATTGGTTGTTTTATCGTCGTAATCCCGCATCGGTTGCCTATTCATCTCACTTGGCCTCCAGTTTAGCCTTCCTGCTACTCGTTGCCTCCGCTTTAAGCGGCTTAATGAATTACAATCAGGAGCTGCGGGGCCATCAACCCTATTTCGCGCAATATGTTTTCACAGATCAGCTCTGGTGGAATCAATCCAAACCCCTTCTACCGATTTATCGCGTGAACCGGCTTGGGCATCCAGTCAGCTACTTTAACCTGCAGTACGCAGGGACCGTAAGCCGCATAGAATCGTCGCTGAGCGCCTTTGGCTGGCGTAAACAAAATGAATCGCTTTACCGCTCCCTGCTTAAGCGATTAAATGGGCATTCCTCTTATGCAGAAATGCCCTTGATGGCGCAGTTATACCAGAACAGAAAACCCGTCCTGATCATGACCTACGATCCCAAAGACGGCAGTCCCAGCCTTGTGTTGCGGCTATGGCGTTCCAATTACCATTTAAAACACTACCGTCAGCCCATCTGGGTTGGCAGCGTCCATTCCAAAGCACTCTCTAAAAAGTTGATGTCCACCGAAACTAAAACATCCCATCACCCGGCACTTTACTATGTTCGTATGGCCTTATCCCAATACCTGCAGCGGGAAGTGGCCCTGCCGGTGAATCCATCGAAAAAGTTGCTTATCGATGTCGAACCCACGTTGTTGCTCATCAAGGAACTCGCACCAAGTGAGCTTTTTAATTTCACAGTGATACCTTATTATGAACACTCCCTGTCGCCGGCTGTAACCAATGACTTCCTAAGTTTCCAAGCCAGTTATTAA
- the lipB gene encoding lipoyl(octanoyl) transferase LipB yields MISRYLGQQPYLETWQQMKQFTLSRNDATADELWLLEHPPVYTQGQAGKAEHVLNRNAIPIVQSDRGGQVTYHGPGQLVAYVLMDIRRRNLGIRSLVCHLETLLIAVLQEYGISAETRCGAPGVYVDNKKIASIGLRVKNGCTYHGIALNVAMDLSPFKAINPCGFSQLEMAQISDYSIYPTVAETAEKFKHLFLRQFEKHGL; encoded by the coding sequence ATCATTAGCCGCTACCTTGGTCAACAACCCTATCTTGAAACATGGCAACAGATGAAACAGTTTACGCTTTCGCGCAATGACGCCACAGCGGATGAACTGTGGCTGCTGGAGCATCCCCCTGTTTATACCCAGGGACAGGCTGGTAAAGCGGAACATGTCCTTAACCGTAATGCCATTCCCATTGTCCAATCGGACCGCGGCGGCCAGGTAACTTATCATGGCCCTGGGCAACTGGTAGCCTACGTGCTGATGGATATCCGCCGCCGTAATCTGGGTATCCGTTCGCTGGTGTGCCACCTTGAAACACTACTTATTGCCGTATTGCAGGAATACGGTATTTCAGCGGAAACCCGATGCGGCGCCCCGGGTGTGTATGTCGATAATAAAAAAATTGCATCCATTGGCTTAAGAGTTAAAAATGGCTGCACTTATCATGGGATTGCTTTGAATGTCGCGATGGATCTCTCGCCGTTTAAGGCCATTAACCCCTGTGGTTTTTCCCAATTGGAAATGGCCCAGATAAGCGATTATTCTATTTATCCCACGGTCGCTGAGACCGCCGAGAAATTTAAACACCTTTTTCTCAGGCAATTTGAAAAGCACGGACTATGA
- a CDS encoding YbeD family protein, with translation MTDKKTFMQFPCQFPIKIIGLNSLNFSEEITTIVTRHFPDTQEQAIVCKDSKEGNYLSITATVYVLDQASLDALYQELSSHPSIKMVL, from the coding sequence ATGACTGACAAAAAAACCTTCATGCAGTTCCCCTGTCAATTTCCGATTAAAATTATTGGTTTGAATTCACTGAATTTCAGCGAGGAAATCACCACCATCGTCACCCGCCATTTCCCCGACACGCAAGAACAGGCGATTGTGTGCAAGGACAGCAAAGAGGGAAATTATTTGTCCATTACCGCCACGGTGTATGTGCTTGATCAAGCCTCACTGGATGCGCTCTATCAGGAATTAAGCAGCCACCCTTCCATAAAAATGGTGCTTTAA
- a CDS encoding D-amino acid aminotransferase, with translation MSGVVYVNGQYCHAHEASISVFDRGFLFGDAVYEVIPVYGSQPFALEKHLLRLESSLAKARIPNPPCDWHALFQELIRQNGGGDLQLYLQITRGNQGVRKHDIPVGLAPSVIAFTLHTPYPGFVEQQKGLRAKLVEDIRWQRCDIKTTSLLGNILVNDDAVSQGCHTALLVRDGFVTEGSASNLFIVDHNGQVKTPPLNQYCLPGITREICLDLLSKTDFAFSEEPLPVQTVLNAREVWITSTTKELYPVTRIDETVIGEGVGGPCWRHLHERYHQLTGKTYD, from the coding sequence ATGTCGGGCGTAGTGTATGTTAATGGCCAATATTGCCACGCGCATGAGGCCAGCATTTCGGTGTTTGACCGCGGCTTCCTGTTTGGGGATGCCGTTTACGAAGTCATTCCTGTTTATGGCAGCCAACCTTTTGCGCTGGAAAAACACTTGCTGCGTCTTGAATCAAGCCTTGCCAAGGCCCGCATTCCCAATCCACCCTGCGACTGGCACGCCCTTTTCCAGGAGCTCATCCGCCAAAATGGCGGCGGCGATCTGCAGCTCTATTTACAAATTACCCGTGGCAACCAGGGGGTGCGTAAGCACGATATCCCTGTCGGGCTTGCCCCGAGTGTCATTGCCTTTACCCTTCACACGCCTTATCCTGGGTTCGTAGAGCAACAGAAAGGCCTGAGGGCAAAACTGGTGGAGGATATCCGCTGGCAACGCTGCGATATAAAAACCACGTCGCTGCTTGGCAATATTCTGGTGAATGACGATGCCGTGTCTCAGGGTTGTCATACCGCCCTGTTGGTCCGCGATGGCTTCGTTACTGAAGGAAGCGCCAGCAATCTGTTTATTGTTGATCACAATGGGCAGGTCAAAACACCGCCCCTCAATCAGTATTGCCTGCCTGGCATCACCCGTGAAATCTGCCTGGACTTACTCAGTAAAACGGATTTCGCCTTCAGCGAAGAGCCCTTGCCGGTGCAAACCGTTCTCAATGCCCGGGAGGTCTGGATAACCAGTACTACCAAAGAACTTTATCCTGTTACCCGCATCGATGAGACAGTAATAGGAGAGGGAGTAGGCGGCCCCTGCTGGCGGCATCTCCACGAGCGCTATCACCAACTGACTGGAAAAACTTATGACTGA
- a CDS encoding D-alanyl-D-alanine carboxypeptidase family protein, with translation MRFYLGMMLLLSLLSPVTYADSVLPTASPKPMPVNSKPLITPSPPLVNAKAFILIDVDSGKIIAEKNSDLKLPPASLTKMMTLYVISNALNNGQIHLTDNVRISRDAWKTAGSRMFVKEGQQVAIEDLLKGIIVDSGNDACVAMAEHLGGSEPGFADIMNQQAQNLGMKDSHFTDSTGLPDERLYTTAKDLAILGRALINDFPQYYHWYKQKWYTYNGIRQPNRNRLLWRDSQVDGLKTGHTNDAGFCLVASAKRDSMRLLSVVLGAPNDSVRADDSERLLNYGFRFFETHELYKAGKSITEMPVYKGEDNTLAIGVLQNKFVTIPNGQYQRLSITTKVPSTLIAPVKKGDKIGEMIIKFDDKVIDTHPLYALNSVESGGFFKRSKDSVRLAFKRWFG, from the coding sequence GGTGACGTACGCTGATTCCGTATTGCCCACCGCCTCGCCAAAGCCCATGCCGGTGAACAGTAAACCTTTAATTACCCCTTCTCCGCCGCTGGTGAATGCCAAGGCCTTTATTCTCATCGATGTCGACAGCGGTAAAATTATCGCCGAGAAAAACAGCGACCTTAAATTGCCGCCAGCCAGCCTGACTAAAATGATGACGCTGTATGTGATTTCCAATGCCTTAAATAATGGCCAGATCCACCTGACTGACAATGTGCGGATTAGTCGTGATGCCTGGAAAACGGCCGGTTCACGCATGTTTGTGAAGGAGGGGCAACAGGTAGCCATTGAAGATTTATTAAAAGGGATCATTGTTGATTCCGGTAACGATGCCTGTGTTGCCATGGCCGAACACCTCGGCGGCAGCGAGCCTGGGTTTGCGGACATCATGAACCAGCAGGCGCAAAATCTGGGCATGAAAGACAGCCACTTTACTGACAGTACTGGCCTGCCTGACGAGCGTCTGTACACTACCGCGAAGGACCTGGCGATTTTAGGCCGTGCCCTGATCAATGACTTTCCCCAGTATTACCACTGGTATAAGCAAAAATGGTATACCTACAATGGCATTCGCCAACCTAACCGCAACCGCCTGTTATGGCGCGACAGCCAGGTTGACGGCCTGAAAACCGGTCACACCAATGATGCCGGTTTCTGCCTCGTGGCTTCCGCTAAACGCGACAGCATGCGTCTGCTGTCAGTGGTGCTTGGCGCGCCGAATGATTCCGTGCGGGCTGACGACAGCGAGCGCCTGTTGAATTACGGCTTCCGTTTCTTTGAAACCCACGAATTGTACAAAGCCGGGAAAAGCATTACGGAAATGCCTGTTTACAAAGGGGAAGACAACACCCTGGCAATCGGGGTATTGCAAAACAAATTTGTTACCATCCCCAACGGTCAGTATCAGCGCTTAAGTATTACGACCAAAGTCCCTTCCACCCTGATTGCCCCGGTTAAAAAAGGCGACAAAATCGGGGAAATGATTATCAAGTTTGACGACAAGGTCATTGATACGCATCCCCTGTACGCGTTAAATTCCGTTGAATCCGGCGGTTTCTTCAAGCGCAGCAAAGATTCCGTTCGCCTGGCGTTCAAACGCTGGTTCGGCTAG